The Kitasatospora setae KM-6054 genome contains a region encoding:
- a CDS encoding NucA/NucB deoxyribonuclease domain-containing protein, whose product MTHPIAKALEEAAEKIGMRLSKEAGQAVADMYEQAGQGTAKVVKHIVEADLAHQRELIKLAQRVGKNDGMIGPGARARVVRQAEARTRLAGHFGVRADYDAEIVVDRARFPESARHIEEAQQGTIWRGDRSQPGRPKPSILTIDKDEAHADANRADSLRGIATRPPDDRDEYPPAMYREGGKGASVKYIPSSDNQGSGSSMGSAVRGLWDGARVRIRVR is encoded by the coding sequence TTGACCCATCCGATCGCCAAGGCCCTGGAAGAGGCCGCCGAGAAGATCGGCATGCGGCTCAGCAAGGAGGCCGGCCAGGCCGTCGCCGACATGTACGAGCAGGCCGGCCAGGGCACCGCGAAGGTCGTCAAGCACATCGTCGAGGCCGACCTGGCGCACCAGCGCGAGCTCATCAAGCTCGCCCAGCGGGTCGGCAAGAACGACGGCATGATCGGCCCGGGCGCCCGGGCCCGCGTCGTCCGGCAGGCCGAGGCCCGCACCAGGCTCGCCGGGCACTTCGGCGTCCGGGCCGACTACGACGCCGAGATCGTCGTCGACCGGGCCAGGTTCCCCGAGTCGGCCCGGCACATCGAGGAGGCCCAGCAGGGCACCATCTGGCGCGGCGACAGGTCGCAGCCGGGCCGGCCCAAGCCCTCGATCCTGACCATCGACAAGGACGAGGCGCACGCCGACGCCAACCGCGCCGACTCGCTCCGCGGCATCGCCACCCGCCCGCCGGACGACCGCGACGAGTACCCGCCCGCCATGTACCGGGAAGGCGGGAAGGGCGCGAGCGTAAAGTACATACCCAGCAGCGACAACCAGGGCTCCGGCTCCAGCATGGGCAGTGCCGTCCGCGGACTCTGGGACGGAGCCAGAGTACGCATACGAGTCAGATGA